A genomic region of Acidobacteriota bacterium contains the following coding sequences:
- a CDS encoding Rne/Rng family ribonuclease: MIKELIIGSTPLEMTIALLEDGQVVEVFIERERTRGILGNIYKGRVSKIVPGMQAAFVDIGLGRGAFLFVSDFLEENYPGIEAGFDSQADADWAAAEGRGAVAESLGSDDGRNEISWEGSGRTSILPSRISVDSGIGAEPVGTGRAAAGWSPTILPEWLSGFDSPSRGAGGSGGGKSNGASGKSSRRNRSRERRGAGNATQQSIGRMLQENQEILVQVSKEPIGRKGARITSHVAFPGRYLVYMPTVSHVGVSRRIVSDEERRRLKRLIRELRRDFTKGGFIVRTVAENHSKEELRRDMEYLTQLWDRVRREGQRMAAPAQVYAEPSLSERVVRDYLSADFRQVHIDDEEEYERTLEMVRRLSPDLASRIKLYPKDSDILQDYGIDAEIEKALRPKVWLKSGGHIVINQTEALVAIDVNTGRYVGKTDSLEDTITRTNLEVVKELARQIRLRNIGGIIIIDFIDMSDSANQRQVLEALRRELSKDKAPFKVLDFNEFGLVALTRKRDKQSLERTLSQRCAVCEGTGLTRSVRTVCYSVHHQVHKMLPLSPDAKSMTIRCHPEIGKALRGGENLVLKEIKKLTGQKVRVKTDPLLPIEQFEVIGN, encoded by the coding sequence ATGATCAAGGAACTCATCATCGGCTCGACTCCGCTCGAGATGACGATCGCACTCCTGGAAGACGGTCAGGTGGTGGAGGTCTTCATCGAGAGGGAAAGGACCCGGGGCATACTGGGCAACATCTACAAGGGCCGCGTGAGCAAGATCGTGCCCGGTATGCAGGCGGCCTTTGTGGACATCGGCCTGGGCCGCGGCGCATTTCTTTTCGTCTCGGATTTTCTTGAAGAGAATTATCCCGGTATCGAAGCGGGTTTCGACTCGCAAGCGGACGCCGACTGGGCGGCGGCCGAAGGTCGAGGGGCAGTTGCCGAATCGCTTGGGTCCGATGACGGTCGGAATGAGATCTCGTGGGAGGGATCGGGCCGGACGTCTATTCTCCCGTCGCGAATCTCCGTCGATTCCGGGATCGGCGCGGAACCCGTTGGCACGGGCAGGGCTGCTGCGGGCTGGTCTCCCACGATTCTTCCCGAGTGGTTGAGCGGATTCGACTCTCCTTCGCGAGGCGCCGGCGGGTCCGGCGGTGGCAAGTCCAACGGTGCGTCCGGAAAATCGAGCCGGAGAAATCGGAGCCGTGAGCGGCGAGGCGCCGGAAATGCAACTCAGCAGTCCATCGGCAGGATGCTTCAGGAAAACCAGGAGATTCTGGTTCAGGTGTCCAAGGAGCCGATCGGCCGGAAGGGGGCCCGGATCACCTCCCACGTGGCATTTCCCGGCCGGTATCTGGTCTATATGCCAACTGTCAGCCACGTCGGTGTGTCCCGGCGAATCGTGTCCGATGAGGAACGCCGGCGTCTGAAGAGGCTGATCCGTGAATTGCGGCGCGATTTCACCAAGGGCGGCTTCATCGTACGAACGGTGGCGGAGAACCATTCGAAGGAGGAGTTGCGTCGTGATATGGAATATCTCACCCAGCTCTGGGACCGGGTCAGGAGGGAGGGTCAGCGGATGGCGGCGCCGGCGCAGGTCTACGCCGAGCCGAGCCTTTCGGAACGGGTGGTGCGAGACTACCTTTCCGCGGACTTTCGCCAGGTCCATATCGACGACGAGGAGGAGTACGAGAGAACCTTGGAGATGGTTCGCCGTCTGAGTCCCGACCTGGCCTCGCGAATCAAGCTCTACCCCAAGGACTCGGATATTCTCCAGGATTACGGGATCGACGCAGAGATCGAAAAGGCGTTGCGCCCGAAAGTCTGGTTGAAGAGCGGCGGTCACATCGTGATCAATCAGACCGAGGCGCTGGTCGCTATCGACGTCAACACCGGCCGCTACGTCGGCAAGACCGACTCTCTGGAAGACACCATTACCAGGACCAACCTGGAAGTGGTCAAGGAGCTGGCCCGCCAGATCCGCCTCCGCAACATCGGCGGAATCATCATCATCGATTTCATCGACATGTCCGACAGCGCAAACCAGCGGCAGGTCCTGGAGGCGCTCCGCAGGGAGTTGTCCAAGGACAAGGCTCCATTCAAGGTGCTCGATTTCAACGAGTTCGGGTTGGTGGCGCTGACCCGGAAACGGGACAAACAGTCTCTGGAGAGGACGCTCTCCCAAAGGTGCGCGGTCTGTGAGGGCACCGGCCTGACCCGTTCCGTCCGCACCGTCTGCTACTCCGTTCATCACCAGGTGCACAAGATGCTTCCCCTTTCTCCGGACGCCAAGTCGATGACCATTCGTTGCCATCCGGAGATCGGGAAGGCGCTGCGGGGGGGAGAAAACCTGGTGCTCAAGGAGATCAAAAAGCTGACGGGGCAGAAAGTTCGGGTCAAGACGGACCCGTTGCTTCCCATCGAACAGTTCGAGGTGATTGGAAATTGA
- the gatC gene encoding Asp-tRNA(Asn)/Glu-tRNA(Gln) amidotransferase subunit GatC, with amino-acid sequence MSITPKEVRRIAELAHLEFSPGELERFVGQFQRILDYFEQLQQVDTEGVEPTYHGLAEIPDEGAVRPDRTRPSLAPEAVLEGAPKARKGYFRVPRVIE; translated from the coding sequence ATGAGCATTACTCCCAAAGAGGTCCGAAGAATCGCCGAGTTGGCCCATCTCGAATTCTCGCCCGGTGAGCTGGAACGGTTCGTCGGCCAATTTCAGCGGATTCTGGACTATTTCGAACAACTCCAGCAGGTGGACACGGAAGGGGTGGAGCCGACCTACCACGGCTTGGCGGAGATCCCGGACGAGGGTGCCGTTCGCCCCGACCGGACCCGGCCCTCGCTGGCGCCGGAGGCCGTCCTTGAGGGGGCGCCCAAGGCCCGAAAGGGGTACTTCCGGGTGCCCAGGGTCATCGAGTGA
- a CDS encoding MBL fold metallo-hydrolase, which translates to MRVTFLGTGTSRGIPVIGCDCKVCLSDDPKNHRLRSSLLIQGTVTLVIDTSVDFRVQMLKYGVRHLDALLYTHSHVDHILGLDDVYPFNMWSEQTVPAYGSEATLKEIAVTFRHLFDGKGYPGVPSVELIPVDGRFRVGDLEIEPIDLMHGRMPVLGFRIGRFAYLTDVSYIPEVSFERLRGVECLVLDGLRYQSHPTHFSLSEAVEAAARIRPERTYLVHICHEVDHDEGNAYLPDSVSLAHDGLVLEV; encoded by the coding sequence ATGCGGGTGACGTTTCTTGGAACCGGGACCTCTCGCGGGATTCCCGTCATCGGATGTGATTGCAAGGTTTGCCTGTCGGACGATCCGAAAAACCATCGGCTGCGCAGTTCGCTTCTGATCCAGGGAACGGTGACACTGGTCATCGATACTTCCGTCGACTTCCGCGTCCAAATGCTCAAGTACGGAGTTCGTCATCTCGACGCCCTCCTCTATACCCATTCTCACGTGGACCATATTCTGGGCCTCGACGACGTCTACCCGTTCAACATGTGGTCGGAGCAGACGGTGCCCGCCTATGGGAGTGAGGCCACGCTCAAAGAGATCGCGGTGACCTTTCGGCACCTCTTCGACGGCAAGGGATATCCCGGCGTTCCCAGCGTCGAGTTGATTCCGGTTGATGGCCGGTTCCGGGTGGGCGACCTGGAGATCGAGCCCATCGACCTCATGCATGGCCGGATGCCGGTGCTGGGTTTCCGTATCGGACGTTTCGCGTACCTGACCGATGTGAGCTACATTCCGGAGGTCAGCTTCGAGCGCCTCCGGGGGGTGGAGTGCCTGGTGCTGGACGGTCTTCGTTACCAGAGTCATCCAACGCATTTCAGTCTGTCCGAAGCCGTCGAGGCGGCGGCTCGCATTCGGCCCGAGCGAACCTACCTGGTCCATATCTGCCACGAGGTGGATCATGACGAGGGGAATGCCTACCTGCCGGATTCAGTCAGTCTGGCCCATGACGGTCTTGTCCTGGAGGTATGA
- the mazG gene encoding nucleoside triphosphate pyrophosphohydrolase yields MTAFDPANAVRSEPSDDNDIGNPVRHPHFRKLVELMDTLRGPGGCPWDQEQTPETLKAMLIEESYEVLEALDWSSPAALCDELGDLLLQIVFHSRIAKERGEFDIDDVCRNIHQKMVRRHPHVFGQARFESSGELLREWERIKAAEKEDQGQDEDRKSPLDSLPDRLPAIYATYQMSAKAARVGFDWPSLEALGDKVMEEFQELSAAVRERNEAEIREEIGDFLFAAINVARFLQVDPETSLSRANRKFSRRYRIMEEHFAGQGRPLAEVEPEEMEQRWQAQKRGLGTAGKASIPGAKKP; encoded by the coding sequence TTGACGGCGTTCGATCCGGCAAACGCGGTCCGTTCAGAACCGTCCGATGACAACGACATCGGGAATCCGGTCCGCCATCCCCATTTTCGAAAGCTCGTGGAGCTGATGGATACGCTGAGGGGGCCCGGTGGATGCCCGTGGGATCAGGAGCAGACGCCTGAAACCCTCAAGGCCATGTTGATCGAAGAGAGCTACGAGGTCCTGGAGGCGTTGGATTGGTCGTCTCCGGCGGCGCTGTGCGACGAGTTGGGAGACCTGTTGCTGCAGATCGTCTTTCATAGCCGGATCGCCAAGGAGAGAGGCGAGTTCGATATCGACGACGTCTGCAGGAACATCCACCAAAAGATGGTCCGCCGGCATCCCCACGTCTTTGGGCAGGCTCGCTTCGAATCGAGCGGCGAGTTGTTGAGGGAATGGGAACGGATCAAGGCCGCCGAGAAGGAGGACCAGGGCCAGGACGAGGATCGGAAGTCTCCATTGGACTCCTTGCCGGATCGGCTGCCTGCCATATACGCTACCTATCAGATGTCGGCCAAGGCCGCGCGGGTGGGCTTCGATTGGCCGAGTCTCGAGGCCTTGGGAGACAAGGTCATGGAGGAGTTCCAGGAGTTGTCGGCCGCCGTCCGCGAGCGGAACGAAGCGGAGATCCGGGAAGAAATCGGCGATTTTCTCTTTGCCGCCATCAACGTGGCTCGTTTTCTCCAGGTCGACCCGGAAACTTCCCTGAGCCGGGCCAACCGAAAATTTTCCCGCCGCTACCGAATCATGGAAGAGCACTTCGCCGGACAGGGCCGGCCGCTGGCGGAAGTGGAGCCGGAGGAAATGGAACAGCGATGGCAGGCCCAGAAACGGGGGTTGGGGACTGCCGGCAAAGCCTCGATCCCAGGCGCGAAGAAGCCATGA
- the ribF gene encoding riboflavin biosynthesis protein RibF, whose product MQIIDDLNKLPPGLPYPVATIGVFDGLHLGHQAIVRRVVQRAREVNGTGILLTFSPHPQKIISPADAPSLLQLPVQKHRLLEELGLDILVRYPFSRQVSRFSPERFVRDVLGSRGVKEIHVGSNFRFGYGRAGDFKTLESLGRKVGFHVFAIDSVRFRGRRVSSTVVRKHLGQGRVALCRRLLNRPYQILGTVVRGSGRGADLGFPTANLQPASELIPASGVYVTRATVNGAVFVGATNVGYRPTLGEPAAKPVVETYLLDADCDLYGESMALDFWFRLRSERRFSNLDALKRQLGSDVRLARKYGMKSDSVLDKRVL is encoded by the coding sequence ATGCAGATCATTGACGACCTGAACAAACTTCCTCCCGGGTTGCCCTATCCGGTGGCCACGATAGGAGTTTTCGACGGACTCCACCTGGGGCACCAGGCGATTGTCAGACGGGTGGTTCAGCGGGCTCGGGAAGTAAACGGGACCGGGATCCTCCTCACCTTTTCCCCTCATCCCCAGAAGATCATTTCGCCCGCGGATGCGCCGTCCCTCCTCCAGTTGCCGGTGCAGAAGCATCGGCTCCTCGAAGAGTTGGGCTTGGACATCCTGGTTCGGTACCCCTTCAGCCGGCAGGTCTCCCGATTCAGTCCGGAGCGTTTCGTCAGGGACGTCCTGGGCTCCCGTGGCGTCAAGGAGATCCACGTGGGGAGCAATTTTCGTTTCGGGTACGGGAGAGCAGGCGATTTCAAGACCCTGGAATCCCTGGGGCGGAAGGTCGGATTCCATGTCTTTGCCATCGATTCGGTTCGTTTCCGGGGGCGGCGTGTCAGCAGCACGGTCGTCCGCAAGCACTTGGGCCAAGGGAGGGTGGCGCTCTGCCGGCGCCTCCTGAACCGGCCCTATCAGATTCTGGGAACGGTGGTGAGGGGATCGGGCAGAGGCGCCGACCTGGGTTTCCCGACGGCGAACCTTCAGCCCGCCAGCGAACTCATACCGGCAAGCGGGGTCTATGTGACTCGAGCGACGGTCAACGGCGCTGTTTTTGTCGGCGCCACCAACGTAGGCTACCGGCCCACATTGGGCGAACCCGCGGCCAAGCCGGTGGTCGAGACCTACTTGCTGGATGCGGACTGCGACCTCTATGGAGAGTCCATGGCGCTCGATTTCTGGTTCAGGCTGCGTTCGGAAAGGCGGTTCTCCAATCTCGATGCCTTGAAACGGCAACTTGGATCGGATGTGCGGCTGGCCCGCAAGTACGGAATGAAGTCGGATTCGGTTCTCGACAAGAGGGTCCTATGA
- the gatA gene encoding Asp-tRNA(Asn)/Glu-tRNA(Gln) amidotransferase subunit GatA — protein sequence MEYESPRPSSEICDLSIAQLHRGIKNRQISSLEIAEAYLRRIRSRDPKVQAFLSLAAETLLEEARALDQALASGKREVGLLTGIPLAVKDNIVTRGMRTTCGSRILERYVPPYEATSVARLRAGGGLILGKTNLDEFAMGSTTENSGFFPTRNPWDLNRVPGGSSGGSAAAVAALEAPGALGSDTGGSIRQPAAFCGVVGLKPTYGRVSRYGLVAFASSLDQIGPLARTARDAAMILQVVSGYDPLDSTSARRPPDDYVAALDGDIRGLRIGLPVEWFASGLDPRIEAAVRRAAAGLEAAGCEVVEVDLPHTEFAIATYYIIALAEASSNLARYDGMRYGHRSSRSGALEETYRNSRNEGFGDEVKRRIMIGTYVLSAGYYDAYYLKASKVRTLIKEDYFRAFERADVLMGPTAPSLPFPQGDKTADPLEMYLSDVYTVTANLAGIPGVATTCGYTAEGVPIGLQLLGPHFREGRLLRVANVLEQELGLVRPSLALGA from the coding sequence ATGGAATACGAGTCGCCCCGGCCGTCGTCCGAAATCTGCGATCTGTCCATTGCCCAACTGCACCGGGGAATCAAGAACCGGCAGATCTCGTCGTTGGAAATCGCCGAGGCCTACCTGCGGCGGATCCGGTCCCGCGACCCCAAGGTCCAGGCCTTCCTCAGCCTGGCTGCGGAGACTCTGCTGGAAGAGGCGCGGGCGCTGGATCAAGCTCTGGCTTCGGGAAAACGGGAGGTCGGCCTGTTGACCGGGATTCCCTTGGCCGTGAAGGACAACATCGTCACCCGGGGAATGCGGACGACCTGCGGGTCCCGGATTCTGGAGCGTTACGTTCCCCCCTACGAAGCCACATCGGTCGCCCGTCTCCGGGCCGGCGGAGGGCTGATTCTGGGAAAGACCAACCTGGACGAGTTCGCCATGGGTTCCACCACCGAGAACTCGGGGTTCTTCCCCACCCGCAATCCCTGGGACCTCAACCGGGTTCCCGGCGGGTCCAGCGGAGGATCGGCCGCGGCGGTGGCTGCGCTCGAGGCGCCGGGCGCCCTGGGAAGCGACACCGGCGGCTCGATTCGCCAGCCCGCCGCCTTCTGTGGCGTCGTCGGTTTGAAACCGACCTACGGAAGGGTTTCCCGCTACGGGCTGGTGGCCTTTGCCTCCTCACTGGACCAGATTGGACCGCTGGCCCGCACCGCACGTGACGCGGCCATGATTCTGCAGGTCGTATCCGGCTACGATCCATTGGACTCGACCTCCGCACGGCGGCCGCCGGACGACTACGTAGCGGCCCTGGACGGGGACATCCGGGGTCTGAGGATCGGTCTTCCGGTGGAGTGGTTCGCTTCCGGTCTGGACCCGCGGATCGAAGCCGCGGTCCGGCGCGCGGCAGCCGGGCTGGAGGCGGCCGGCTGCGAGGTCGTGGAGGTCGATCTGCCCCATACGGAGTTCGCGATTGCCACCTACTACATCATCGCACTGGCCGAGGCCAGCTCGAATCTGGCTCGCTACGACGGAATGCGATACGGCCATCGGAGCAGCAGGTCCGGGGCCCTGGAGGAAACCTACCGGAACAGCCGCAACGAAGGATTCGGAGACGAAGTCAAGCGGCGGATCATGATCGGGACCTATGTCTTGAGCGCCGGGTACTACGATGCGTACTACCTCAAGGCCAGCAAGGTCCGAACCCTGATCAAGGAGGACTACTTCAGAGCATTCGAGCGGGCGGACGTCCTGATGGGTCCCACCGCCCCGTCGCTGCCCTTTCCGCAGGGCGACAAGACCGCCGATCCCTTGGAGATGTACTTGTCGGATGTGTATACGGTCACTGCCAACCTGGCGGGCATTCCCGGAGTGGCCACAACTTGCGGCTACACGGCTGAGGGAGTGCCGATCGGACTGCAGTTGCTGGGCCCCCACTTCAGGGAAGGCCGGCTACTGAGGGTGGCGAACGTTTTGGAGCAGGAGTTGGGTTTGGTGAGGCCCTCTCTGGCTCTGGGCGCCTGA
- a CDS encoding galactitol-1-phosphate 5-dehydrogenase has protein sequence MKALVLNQYRKLDLLDVPSPDAAPNEVLVRVRSCGICGSDVHGYDGSSGRRIPPVIMGHEASGVVAEVGTAARAFDPGDRVTFDSMICCRRCVFCRAGRPNLCEDRRVLGVSCGDYRRHGAFAEYVTVPDHVVFRVPDEVSFDEAAMVEPVSVAVHAVARANPALGDKALVVGAGMIGLLTIQALRSAGCGRIFAADLAADRLRLAKELGADEIIQSGDGTDVPAVLREMTGGLGADVVMEAVGIAETVAMSIESVRKGGTVVLIGNIAPTVGFGLQSVVTREIDVLGSCASSNDYPACLDMMRRGAIRVRPVLSASVPLERGQEMFDRLYAREPGLTKVILHP, from the coding sequence ATGAAAGCGCTTGTCCTGAACCAGTACAGGAAGCTGGACCTTTTGGATGTCCCGAGTCCCGACGCCGCGCCCAACGAGGTGCTGGTCCGGGTGCGTTCGTGCGGAATCTGCGGAAGCGACGTGCACGGCTACGACGGCAGTTCCGGGCGCCGGATCCCGCCGGTGATCATGGGCCACGAGGCTTCGGGCGTCGTGGCGGAGGTGGGAACCGCAGCCCGCGCTTTCGATCCTGGCGACCGGGTCACTTTTGACTCCATGATCTGTTGCCGGCGCTGTGTCTTTTGCCGAGCAGGCCGGCCGAACCTCTGCGAGGACCGGCGCGTGCTCGGTGTCTCCTGCGGCGACTACCGGCGGCACGGCGCGTTTGCCGAGTACGTGACCGTTCCGGACCACGTTGTGTTCCGGGTGCCTGACGAGGTCAGCTTCGACGAGGCGGCCATGGTGGAGCCCGTTTCCGTCGCCGTGCATGCCGTCGCCCGCGCCAACCCGGCGCTGGGGGACAAGGCACTGGTTGTGGGGGCGGGGATGATCGGCCTGCTGACGATCCAGGCATTGCGCAGCGCGGGCTGCGGACGGATCTTCGCGGCCGATCTGGCGGCCGACCGCCTGCGGCTGGCGAAGGAACTCGGCGCGGACGAGATCATTCAATCGGGCGACGGGACGGACGTGCCGGCGGTGCTGAGAGAGATGACCGGCGGGCTCGGGGCAGACGTGGTCATGGAGGCGGTGGGGATCGCCGAAACCGTGGCCATGTCCATCGAAAGCGTGCGCAAGGGAGGGACGGTGGTCCTGATCGGCAATATCGCGCCGACCGTCGGGTTCGGGTTGCAGAGCGTCGTGACCCGGGAAATCGACGTGCTGGGCTCGTGCGCCTCTTCCAACGATTATCCTGCCTGCCTGGATATGATGCGGCGCGGCGCCATCCGGGTTCGGCCGGTGCTGAGCGCGTCGGTGCCGCTGGAGCGCGGTCAGGAAATGTTCGACAGGCTGTACGCCCGCGAGCCAGGCCTCACGAAGGTCATTCTCCATCCTTGA
- a CDS encoding DUF1844 domain-containing protein yields the protein MTGDSGEGGFKVHDRRIFSEDGELRPEPPETAAKDVEEKPAETAAEESRPPGAGGASAEAEIDFSGFVLSLATTGMVHLGAIPDPVSGKREENIPGARQMIAVLTVLREKTRGNLSNEESKLLDSLIYEMQMGVMRQSQSIKL from the coding sequence ATGACGGGAGATTCAGGCGAGGGAGGCTTCAAGGTCCATGATCGGAGGATCTTCTCCGAGGATGGAGAATTGCGTCCGGAACCTCCGGAGACGGCGGCGAAGGATGTGGAGGAAAAGCCGGCCGAGACGGCCGCCGAGGAGTCGCGTCCTCCCGGGGCGGGAGGGGCATCCGCTGAAGCAGAGATCGATTTTTCCGGCTTCGTCCTTTCATTGGCGACCACCGGCATGGTTCATTTGGGCGCCATTCCCGACCCGGTATCGGGAAAGAGAGAGGAAAACATCCCTGGCGCCCGGCAGATGATCGCAGTCCTGACCGTGTTGAGGGAAAAGACTCGGGGGAATCTGTCGAATGAAGAGTCGAAGCTGTTGGACAGCCTGATCTACGAGATGCAGATGGGTGTCATGAGGCAGTCCCAGTCGATCAAGCTGTGA
- the argB gene encoding acetylglutamate kinase, with protein sequence MNLVIKLSGKVLEQEDFRRALSRQITSLVRAPHRVLLIHGGGKQLSSLCERLGIPVVQHEGRRVTDEPTLDAAKMVFSAANRDLVASLNSCGARALGFASFDAGLVRCRRRGPIPVRTAGSNGAEKRLVDFGLVGEIESVDPRLIKDLWTANLLPVVSCLCATGDGRILNINADTLAARLATALRADRLVSVTDVEGLYLDDFRKTVPRLTAGEVRMHLRSGAISGGMIPKMQTALKALEQQIPMVQIVGGLSPNGLIRGIEGAAGTCIVP encoded by the coding sequence ATGAACCTGGTCATTAAGCTGAGCGGCAAGGTCCTGGAACAGGAGGACTTCCGCCGGGCTCTCAGCCGCCAGATCACGTCCCTGGTTCGCGCGCCTCACCGGGTCCTTTTGATCCACGGAGGCGGCAAGCAGCTCTCCAGCCTCTGCGAACGGCTGGGGATTCCGGTGGTGCAGCACGAGGGCCGCCGGGTGACCGACGAACCGACGTTGGACGCGGCCAAGATGGTCTTCTCGGCCGCCAACCGGGACCTGGTCGCGTCGTTGAATTCCTGCGGCGCCAGAGCCCTCGGCTTTGCCAGCTTCGATGCCGGACTGGTCCGCTGCCGCCGCCGGGGACCGATTCCCGTGCGGACGGCCGGGAGCAACGGTGCCGAGAAACGGCTTGTGGATTTCGGTCTCGTGGGAGAGATCGAGAGTGTGGACCCTCGCCTGATAAAAGATCTCTGGACAGCGAATCTGCTCCCGGTGGTGAGCTGTCTGTGCGCAACCGGTGACGGCCGGATTCTCAATATCAACGCCGACACCCTGGCGGCGCGACTCGCCACGGCGTTGCGGGCCGACCGCCTCGTGTCGGTGACCGACGTGGAAGGTCTCTATCTGGATGACTTTCGCAAGACCGTGCCCCGGCTGACCGCGGGGGAGGTCCGAATGCACCTGCGGTCCGGCGCCATCAGCGGCGGAATGATCCCCAAGATGCAGACGGCCTTGAAGGCACTGGAGCAACAGATTCCCATGGTGCAGATCGTGGGCGGATTGTCGCCCAACGGGCTGATCCGGGGAATCGAGGGGGCGGCAGGAACCTGCATCGTCCCCTGA